A stretch of Clostridia bacterium DNA encodes these proteins:
- a CDS encoding SAM-dependent DNA methyltransferase — translation MNKQQLATKIWESANKMRSKIEANEYKDYILGFIFYKFLSDKEISFMQSKGATDEDIKQLSEEDTETVKYIQGNIGYFIAYKDLFSTWLSLGKDFDVSNVRDALSAFNRLIDSNYKKVFDGIFETLQTGLSKLGESSGSQTKAINDLLQLIKDIPMDGKQDYDVLGFIYEYLISNFAANAGKKAGEFYTPHEVSLLMSEIVADHLKDRKEIQIYEIIMQRLIQFNDCRRSLQLAG, via the coding sequence ATGAATAAGCAACAATTAGCAACAAAAATATGGGAATCTGCAAACAAAATGCGATCCAAAATTGAGGCCAATGAATATAAGGACTATATTTTAGGTTTCATTTTTTATAAATTTTTGTCAGATAAAGAAATTAGCTTCATGCAAAGCAAAGGCGCTACAGATGAAGATATTAAGCAATTAAGCGAAGAAGATACTGAAACAGTCAAATATATTCAAGGTAATATTGGATATTTTATTGCTTATAAAGACTTATTTTCTACTTGGCTCTCACTGGGAAAAGATTTTGATGTTTCCAACGTACGTGATGCACTTTCTGCATTTAATCGCCTAATTGACAGTAATTACAAAAAAGTCTTTGACGGTATTTTTGAGACTCTACAAACTGGCCTATCCAAGCTGGGTGAAAGCTCTGGTTCACAGACGAAAGCTATAAACGATTTGCTTCAGCTTATTAAAGATATCCCGATGGATGGCAAGCAGGACTATGATGTTTTAGGCTTCATCTATGAATATCTCATTTCTAATTTTGCAGCTAATGCAGGCAAGAAAGCGGGTGAGTTCTACACTCCACATGAAGTATCACTTTTAATGAGTGAAATTGTTGCTGATCACCTAAAAGACCGTAAAGAAATCCAGATCTACGAAATAATCATGCAGAGATTGATACAATTTAATGATTGCCGTAGGTCGTTACAACTTGCAGGGTAA
- a CDS encoding recombinase family protein → MAKTVTTIPATISRFTSSPINENKKRRTAGYARVSTDSEEQFTSYEAQVDYYSNYIKSRDDWEFVEVYTDEGITGTNTKHREGFKRMIADALAGKIDLIVTKSVSRFARNTVDSLTTVRQLKEKGVEIYFEKENIWTLDSKGELLITIMSSLAQEESRSISENCTWGQRKRFADGKVTVPFNRFLGYDRGEDGNLIINPEQASTIKRIYSLFLQGMTPFGIASTMTDDGVLSPGGKARWNAGAVRSILTNEKYRGDALLQKSYTVDFLTKKKKVNEGEIPQYYVKNNHPAIITPDVFDMVQRELARRDQSRGRHSGVHLFSGRIKCGHCGNWYGSKVWHSTDKYRRTIWRCNHKFKNDEICTTPHLTDEEIQNFYLSALHKLLADKDEIIAAFELAQDAAFDLSALTTERDELQNELLVVSELTHQCINENAHVALDQADYQKRYDGLTDRFNRAKAGLEMVNGEINDKQARQATIKTFLDELKRLEGVTEFQPALWYSLADFMTVYSKDDVRVTFKDGTDIKA, encoded by the coding sequence ATGGCCAAAACCGTAACAACTATACCGGCGACAATCAGCCGGTTCACATCTTCGCCAATTAACGAAAACAAAAAGCGCCGCACAGCTGGTTATGCTCGCGTCTCTACAGACAGTGAAGAGCAGTTTACCAGCTACGAAGCGCAGGTCGATTATTATTCCAACTACATCAAGAGTCGTGACGATTGGGAGTTTGTCGAGGTTTATACCGATGAAGGCATCACCGGTACCAACACCAAACACCGCGAGGGTTTCAAGCGCATGATAGCCGATGCCCTTGCTGGAAAGATTGACCTGATTGTCACCAAGTCCGTCAGCCGCTTTGCCAGAAATACGGTGGACAGCCTGACCACTGTGCGCCAGCTCAAGGAAAAAGGTGTGGAGATTTACTTTGAAAAGGAAAACATCTGGACCCTGGACTCCAAGGGTGAATTGCTGATTACCATCATGTCCTCACTGGCGCAAGAGGAAAGCCGCTCGATTTCGGAGAACTGCACATGGGGCCAGAGAAAGCGTTTCGCAGACGGCAAGGTCACGGTTCCATTCAACAGATTTCTCGGCTATGACCGTGGTGAGGACGGAAATCTGATCATCAATCCAGAGCAAGCCTCTACGATCAAACGCATCTACAGCTTATTTCTGCAGGGCATGACACCCTTCGGTATCGCTTCCACAATGACCGATGATGGTGTGCTTTCACCAGGAGGCAAAGCGCGCTGGAACGCTGGAGCGGTGCGTAGCATTCTTACAAATGAAAAGTACCGTGGTGATGCGCTCCTTCAGAAAAGCTACACGGTTGATTTCCTCACCAAGAAGAAAAAGGTCAACGAGGGTGAAATCCCACAATACTATGTGAAAAATAACCACCCGGCAATTATCACCCCGGATGTGTTCGATATGGTCCAGCGTGAACTGGCGCGGCGTGATCAAAGCCGTGGCCGACACAGCGGTGTTCATTTGTTTTCTGGCAGAATAAAATGTGGCCACTGCGGGAACTGGTATGGCTCTAAGGTCTGGCATTCCACCGACAAATACCGCCGCACCATCTGGCGCTGCAATCATAAATTCAAGAATGACGAGATTTGCACAACGCCACATCTGACTGATGAGGAAATACAGAACTTTTACCTTTCGGCTCTACACAAGCTGCTTGCCGACAAAGATGAAATCATCGCAGCCTTTGAGCTTGCCCAGGACGCCGCTTTTGACTTGAGTGCGCTGACCACCGAGCGTGATGAGCTACAAAACGAGCTCCTGGTAGTTTCCGAGCTCACGCATCAGTGCATCAATGAAAACGCCCACGTAGCCCTCGACCAAGCTGACTACCAGAAGCGTTACGATGGTTTGACCGATCGCTTCAACAGGGCAAAAGCAGGACTGGAAATGGTCAATGGGGAGATAAACGACAAGCAGGCGCGGCAAGCGACAATCAAAACCTTCCTCGACGAGCTCAAACGACTCGAAGGTGTGACCGAGTTTCAGCCCGCGCTCTGGTACAGCCTTGCGGATTTCATGACGGTCTACAGCAAGGACGATGTCCGGGTCACCTTCAAGGACGGGACAGATATAAAAGCATAA
- a CDS encoding recombinase family protein, whose protein sequence is MKTVVKIEPAIPQMPVRKKVAAYARVSMETERLNHSLSAQISHYSELIQKHSDWQYVGVYADDGISGTGTSKRDEFRRMVEDCEAGKIDIIITKSISRFARNTVDLLNTVRHLKDLGISVRFEKEQIDSLSEDGELMLTLLASFAQEESRSISDNVKWGTIKRFQKGIPNGQMRVFGYEWIDDRLTIIPEEAEVVRFMYREYMKGASRIEIGRILNEKGLYTRQGKEWVDSNVKVVLTNITYTGNMLFQKEYVEDPITKHRKKNRGELPQFFVEDTHEAIIPMDEFQKVQTEFKRRRDLGPLGNKSLNLTAFSTKITCGICGKHYRRSGKRNTAGEVYYIWTCLTKSQKGVSACGSKNIPEKMLKNVAAEAMGLTEFDDVAFSEQVEEIYMVSADTLQFRFYDGREVTTTWESTARTDCWTQERRRRWGELHKRKETNPNKYIYNEFTGFIRCGQCGSNYRCQSKVMKDGTRARTWHCTGPAGICDKVSIRDETMKTLVTDVLALDSFDEAVMDNQLECATVLGNNVTFHFRDGHEVTKSFKEKRKGAKWTEERREKQTQAIRASWTDERRAAASERMRELRSEKKWPKP, encoded by the coding sequence TTGAAAACAGTAGTCAAAATTGAGCCCGCAATACCGCAAATGCCGGTTCGTAAGAAAGTAGCTGCCTACGCCAGAGTTTCAATGGAAACCGAGCGATTGAACCATTCTTTATCAGCTCAGATAAGCCACTACAGCGAGCTGATACAGAAGCACTCGGACTGGCAATACGTAGGCGTTTATGCGGATGACGGCATAAGTGGTACTGGCACCAGCAAGCGCGATGAATTTAGGCGCATGGTTGAGGATTGCGAAGCTGGAAAAATTGACATCATCATTACGAAGTCGATCTCTCGCTTTGCCAGAAATACTGTTGACCTTCTGAACACCGTCCGCCACCTTAAGGACCTTGGAATCTCGGTCCGCTTCGAAAAGGAGCAGATAGATTCCCTTTCAGAGGACGGCGAGTTAATGCTAACACTACTCGCTTCCTTCGCGCAGGAAGAAAGCCGCAGTATTTCGGATAACGTCAAATGGGGTACGATCAAACGATTTCAGAAAGGTATCCCAAATGGCCAGATGCGGGTGTTTGGTTACGAGTGGATTGATGATCGGCTCACGATTATTCCTGAGGAGGCCGAAGTTGTCCGCTTCATGTACCGGGAATACATGAAAGGCGCATCGAGAATCGAGATTGGCCGGATACTCAACGAGAAAGGCCTTTACACTCGCCAAGGCAAAGAATGGGTGGATTCAAATGTCAAGGTAGTGCTCACGAACATCACCTACACCGGGAACATGCTCTTTCAGAAGGAATATGTCGAAGACCCGATCACCAAGCACCGCAAAAAGAATCGCGGCGAACTGCCACAGTTTTTTGTTGAGGATACCCACGAAGCCATCATTCCGATGGATGAGTTTCAGAAGGTACAAACCGAGTTCAAGCGCAGACGCGACCTAGGACCCCTCGGTAATAAGTCCTTGAACCTGACGGCCTTTTCTACAAAAATCACCTGCGGCATTTGCGGCAAGCATTACCGCCGGAGCGGAAAACGAAATACTGCCGGTGAGGTTTACTACATCTGGACCTGCCTGACAAAAAGCCAGAAAGGTGTCAGTGCATGCGGATCAAAAAACATTCCGGAAAAGATGCTCAAGAATGTTGCCGCCGAGGCTATGGGGCTTACTGAGTTTGATGATGTTGCCTTCAGCGAGCAGGTCGAGGAAATCTATATGGTTAGCGCTGACACGCTACAGTTTCGCTTTTACGATGGCCGTGAGGTCACCACAACATGGGAATCCACGGCGAGAACCGATTGCTGGACACAGGAACGAAGGCGGCGCTGGGGAGAGCTCCACAAACGCAAAGAAACCAACCCCAACAAGTACATTTATAACGAGTTCACCGGATTCATACGTTGCGGACAATGTGGCTCGAATTATCGCTGCCAGTCAAAAGTGATGAAGGATGGTACCCGAGCGCGAACTTGGCATTGTACAGGACCAGCAGGCATTTGCGATAAGGTCTCCATTAGGGATGAAACCATGAAAACTCTTGTCACCGATGTACTTGCACTCGACTCCTTTGATGAAGCAGTCATGGATAATCAGCTCGAATGCGCAACAGTGCTTGGTAACAACGTGACCTTCCACTTTCGCGACGGGCATGAGGTGACAAAGAGCTTCAAGGAAAAACGAAAAGGCGCAAAATGGACTGAAGAACGCCGTGAAAAGCAAACCCAAGCAATTAGAGCCAGCTGGACCGATGAGCGCCGGGCGGCAGCTAGTGAAAGGATGAGAGAACTAAGGAGTGAAAAGAAATGGCCAAAACCGTAA
- a CDS encoding RNA polymerase subunit sigma-70, producing the protein MTNEQKERITAMRHDGYGYTTIAKAVGLTKDNVKAYCRAHDLAGVKAQSNARITPDQSFCQGCGKPLHQIPGRKKLKFCSPDCRQQWWNTHPDQIERKAVYSFTCAYCGNQFTAYGNSSRKYCCHSCYIAARFRGGESHD; encoded by the coding sequence ATGACAAATGAACAAAAAGAGAGAATTACCGCCATGCGTCATGACGGTTATGGATATACGACAATTGCCAAGGCGGTCGGTCTCACAAAGGATAATGTAAAGGCATACTGCCGCGCTCACGATCTTGCTGGTGTCAAAGCACAAAGCAATGCTCGAATCACACCGGACCAGAGCTTCTGCCAAGGTTGTGGCAAGCCGTTACACCAGATTCCAGGTAGAAAAAAGCTGAAGTTTTGCTCCCCAGACTGCCGTCAACAGTGGTGGAACACACACCCGGACCAGATCGAACGAAAAGCGGTATACTCCTTCACTTGTGCCTACTGCGGGAATCAATTCACAGCCTACGGTAATTCCAGCCGCAAATATTGCTGCCACAGCTGCTATATCGCTGCTCGCTTTCGAGGCGGTGAGTCACATGACTGA
- a CDS encoding phage holin family protein gives MKEIWNWTQAAIAAAGGGLGYFLGGWDGFLYALLTFVVIDYVTGLMCAVLDKKLSSEVGFRGIFKKVLIFSLVAIGHIVDQSVIGEGSVIRTAVIFFYLSNEGVSILENAAHIGLPVPQKLKDILEQLHNRDGKEG, from the coding sequence ATGAAAGAAATTTGGAATTGGACACAGGCGGCAATTGCTGCAGCAGGCGGAGGCCTTGGGTACTTCCTCGGAGGATGGGACGGCTTTTTGTACGCTCTTTTAACCTTTGTCGTTATTGACTATGTCACCGGTCTGATGTGCGCGGTATTGGATAAGAAGCTATCAAGCGAGGTTGGCTTTCGGGGCATTTTCAAGAAGGTGCTTATCTTCTCGCTTGTGGCCATTGGGCATATCGTCGACCAGAGTGTTATCGGAGAAGGCTCGGTCATCAGAACGGCGGTTATCTTTTTCTACCTATCAAACGAGGGTGTTTCCATTCTTGAAAATGCGGCGCATATCGGCTTGCCAGTGCCACAAAAGTTAAAGGATATCCTGGAACAGCTTCATAACCGAGATGGCAAGGAGGGCTGA